DNA from Etheostoma spectabile isolate EspeVRDwgs_2016 chromosome 23, UIUC_Espe_1.0, whole genome shotgun sequence:
CCTCTGGGGCTATGTGAGATAGTAGTACTCCATGGACTAATGTCTCTGCTCCCTCTTCCCGTCCCATCACCCCTCCTCCGAACCCCACgcctgtctctctgcagacaagagaagagaggaagatgGAGGCCATCCTGCAGGCCTTTGCCCGAATGGAGAAGAGGGAGAAACGTAGAGAGCAGGCACTGGAAAGAATCGGTAGCGTCAAGACAGAGGTTGGGGGCCGCAGTGACATAAAGGACGAGCATCCAGCCACACCAGAGATGGTTGATTCTCCAGTTGTCATGCAGGTGAGAGCatggaaacactttttttctttcattagaTTTtcaagagggagaaaaaaatactgCATATGAGTGATAAAGCACTTGTAAATGCTGGTGGGACATTGGTTTACATCAAACTATCAAGGAAAAAATGTGACGGGGGTTTATTTGTGGGCAAATCTTTACCTTTGCATCATTTTAATAGATATAAACACTGTCTTTCTCATAGCCACTTCTGGAGGTGAAAGAGGAGCCGGGATTAAAGCCGGCCAAGGTCAAAAGCTCGAGGAACAGGAAAAGTTTCTCAAGGAACCGCACGCATATCGGCCAACAGCGCCGGCGAGCTCGCACCATCAGCACCTGTTCTGACTTGGCCCCTGGCTCTCCGACTGAGTCTTTGGAGCCTCTGACCAATGAAGCCGCTGAAGGAGAGACGCCCACTGCACCAGAGCCGGAGTCCATCCCTGCCGAGGCACCAGACAGCAGCCCTCCACACAGCAGCTCACCTGCACCTGACAGAAACCGCAATGGGAGCAAGAACTTCAAAACTAAAAAGGTGCGTCCATAGCAATATTTCTGCATGGGTATCAGCAATGTCACCATTACTGAGCAGTTATGTGGTTGTTAGACACCTATACTTAGTTTTGTCTTGTATCAGGGTCTTGCAACTTTGCTTTTAAAATTGAGCTACttgtaaataaagaaacattttgatAGCTCATTTGTTTTGGCATGTGTACACCTCATATGTAAACATCATATTAAAACAATTTATTGTACGGGAAACCCTACAGATCTTCTTACACTCTTTTCAACAGCACTTTGTGAGTGAGTGGGTGGGAGAGAAGCAGCAGGACAGTGGTGCAGTGCGAACCCCAGAGCCGGCGCCAGAGCGACCGCTGAGAATAAGCAGTGACCCTGAAGTACTTGCCACACAGCTAAACGCCCTACCAGGCATGGCCTGCTCTCCACAAGTCTACAGCACGCCCAAACACTACGTCCGCTTCTCGTCCCCATTCCTGGCAAACCGCAGCCCTTCTACTCCTGGAGTCCCCACTGGGAGAAGGCGTTCCAGAGAACTGCCAGAAACACCGCCAACTACTGGCTCCTGCAAGAAGGTACAGAGTCCTGCTTTAGAAATATGCCCATTTGGCTTTGATGCCATTGTAGAAAATGGACATCCAGCCAGTTTTGGAACCTCATGTGGAACTGTCCTTAGATTAAAAATGATGAAGTTCTCCCAAATTCACACTGACTTTCCATCCATCATTAGCTGCAGTGTAACTGTGTAACTTGTGGCTTCCAAAGTTTCCTGCAATGACAAAGGAAATTTCACTATTCTCAAGACAGACAAAGTCTCTCAGTACTGAGCCGCTTCCATTGTTGAGTTACTGAATCTTTACTATTTCTTACAGCGATGGTTGAAGCAGGCTCTAGAGGAGGAGGGCTCCACCAGCCCAGCCAGACGACCGAGCCTCCTCATGCCCACTGAGGGTCCTCTCAGCCCGCTCGTTAATGGAGACTCTGACAGCCCTCTACCCTACAATGGTACCTGCTCACTACCAGGTAGATAGCCAGCACTCAGTCTGGTGTAACATTAATGTGTCTGACCACACAAAATGAGACAAATTCCAGgttgaaaacaaacatttaagacTCTAATACttgtagaagtagaaagtttTTTACACCATGTTGTACCAATACCTACATCAACATAAGAAGTGCAAAAACTATATTGGAAATTATTAGATGAATGTTCAGCTAAAGCACACGCCATATTTCTTCCTACAGAGTTGCCCACACCTCTGAAAAAGCGGCGCTTGAGTCCGTTAGATGCCTGTATGTCCGAGAGCTCAACCCCCTACGGCTCCCCTTGTGCCACGCCCACCAGGTCAGACCCATTGGAGACACCGACAACACCCATCTTACTGGCTACTCCTCCTCGTCCCCGAACCGAGGAGCCAAGTACAGAGCCCCTGTCCAGCACCCCAACACAGACACTTAATGCCCTTCAGGAGGTAAGGCTGTCCAAATGGAAATTCTGTGGAGATTGCAAATTTGTTTACATGAGAAAAAGAACTGGAGTGACTGAGTTTCTTGTTCTTGTTACACAGAGTGACTCTTCAGTGGAAAGCTCCCCAGATGTCAGCCGGAAACCCAGTGTGCAAGAGGTAAGTGATTCATCAGTAGAGATCATCATAAAAAAGACTTATCtagcaaatgtatttattttaagtaaTTGTAACAGGAAATTTCAACCATTTTTGAAAAGTTACTACCGAGGTTGTTgtgataaaacattttaaacttttatacAATACTAGTTTTAAAAAACCCAATACTCTATACCTGGTGATActacagcaaaaaggaaaaaaagtcctGTGCACACAAAATGTATTACAAACTTCACACAGTGCTGGTACAAAAAGTCCCTTTTTAGATGGCAGAAGGATACTTAACAGAAACAGTTTGTGTTTCTCAGACATTACAAGTTACACCTGAATGCACCAAATAGTCCCGTCCAAGCCTCATCCGCTTCACCGTCCGTTTGATTACATGTGGAAGGCAAAATGTTGTTACATGGTGACTTTAGGGAAGCTGGAGcattttccagttctgttgttttTCCCAGTCATCTCCGGCTGTGGCCATGGTTTCCTCGAAAAATTGCAACTGCAGGCCACCGGTAAGCCAACGCTGTCATTACATCAACAAGACAGAATATCGCAGTTCtcataatttatatatatttttttatcatatgAAAACTTTTACCAGTATTATTGTGAACAGTGATTATGGTATGGCACACCCTTAGTGGAGATAgtgtaaggttttaaatgcaaaTCTTTTATGACAGTCCCTTGACATTGATTCCTCCCTCTTTTCCTAGGCCGATCGCCCCCCTTCGTTGGTCTCCTCTCCCAGTGCCAGGGCTCCCAGTATAGATGGACTCCCGACAGAAGCCAAGTCATTTCCTGAGAGTCCACAGCCTCCAACTGCTGAGTCTGGGGACTGTGGAGAGGACAGGGCAGATGGTGTGGTTGTAGAAGGCAGTGAGGCTTCCTCATCTGCAGAAACGTGTGCTTCCTCTTTTCCTGGCTGGATAAAAAGCCCAGACAGAGGCCCGACTGGACCAGCTGGCCTGAACTTCTCTCCAGTAAATTCAAACTTAAGGGACCTCACCCCCTCTCACACCCTGGAGCCTTTGGTAGCTCCGTTCAGGCCTGAGGCTGCAGCTGGGGCTGCAGCAGGGTCCACCGCAGGAACAGTGTCATTGGTTGCCTCCCAGGCCCCCTTCAGTGAAGGCCAGGGGCAGCTCTTTTACCCCTGCTCTGAGGAGGGAAGTACCCTCGCCTTCTCACGCTCACTGAATGGGGATGGCTCTGGCGAAGGAGGAGGGTCAGCGCAGAACCccccacaaaagaaaaaggtGAGTGAGCAGTGCTAAACAGAATGTTTGTTAGCAGAGGATGCAATATATTGTTAGATAATCAAAAATAACTAATAGAATGGCTTTACTTAAGGTGATATTATTTGAAGTACTGTTACACTGACCGTACAGGTGTATGGGGCATAATTGTCTTGGCCTGTTTTCTGTCACATCCTTTCTTGACCATGTGGATTTAATGATCTCAAGAGATGCATTGGCTCACACTGCTCTTTGTGTGTTACTTTCCAAATGCTGCCCTCTACTGGTTTAACGCAAGAAATAGTCTTTGTTCATAAATGACGTTGAGGTTCTGCATCTTCCCAGGTTTCCCTGCTAGAATACAGGAAACGTCAGCGCGAAGCTCGTCGCAGCGGCTCCAAGACTGAGTGCAGCTCTCCTGTTTCCACCTTGCCACCTTTGACTGTGGACGCCTTCCCTGTTGCGCTAGAGACCACCAGTGAACCTCCTCTACCCCCTGTTCCTACTCCGCTCTGCAACACCACCACTGTAAAAGAACCCCAGACAAGTGAGGAGGCAGAGGCACctggagagaaaggggagaaagaaggaggagagggacagtGGTATGTGCTTTCAAATGTTGTtctacttaaaaaataaaaataagtaaaaattaGAAACCTTTGTTCTTAGTTGTCATTCATGTTAGCTTATCTAGTATGTACTGTGTTACTACTAGGAATTAGATTGTGATGATATCAATGTTTTATAGGACGTCGTCCACTTCTGTAGAGCAGGCCCGAGAACGCAGCTACCACAGAGCTCTGCTGCTCagcaaagacaaagacacaggTGAGAATAATAACTCTCAATCATCTgcattaaaggaatagtttgacagtttggggaaaatgcttattttctttcttgccGATAGTTAGATGAAAATAAATACCACTCTCAAATCTGTCTGTTTAATGTAAAGCTGTAGCCAGGAAATAGTtatcttagcataaagactgaaagcagTGGGAAGCAAccaggagttttttttaacattaacctttttaattttattattttgccCTCTTTTTAGATGGTGAGACAGAAGGTGGAGATACACCTGCACTGAGAGATTGCCCATCTCCAAGTCTTCAAAAGACCCCAACCCACACAGTAAGTCAACATTACCCACATGAAGAAGATCTGTCTCATCTCAGCAAGTTATCAACAAGTGTCTGACTCTTTCTCTCACTTCCCACACAGCCCTGCTCTCCTGGTCCTCTAGCCCCGGCTCCTAGTCGGCCAGCGAAGGAGGAAGACTCTGACAGTCAGCCTCGGACGCCAAATCCGACCAGCCAGCCACCGAGCAAGCCTGCAGCACCCAAGCCGGCTCCTTTGACCCCCACGAAGCTGCATCCCACCCCATTACCCTCCTCTCCTGTCCACTACCCTGGACCCTCACTACACTCTCCCAAACCTCAGCCCCAGGGCTCTCCCTACCGCAGCCAGAGGGCGCTGTTCTCTCCTCAGCCTCAGAACCAACCCCAGCAGCCCCAGGCTCAGACTGGCCCGGCTCCTTTCCCCCAGTATAACACACAGAGTgctccaccaccacctcctcctcctccaccagcaCCACCGGCCTCCACAGCATATTTTCCCAGCCAGAGCCCCTCACCTGCTGGACCTTTTCCTACCTTTAAACCTGCTGTCACACCCCCTTATCCTCCTGGTTCTCAGCCCTTGATGCAGACTATTCCCCACAGCATGCACTATCAGAGCTCAGCTGCTCCACCgccgcctcctcctccgccCCCACACCCAATGCCTGGCCCCACCCTGCTGCACGTCAACCTGCAGCCTCTTCCCATCCAGCAGCACCAACTCCTGCTGACCACCGCCCCTCCTCTACCTCCTCCCCCACAGAGCCAGAcctcccagcagcagcagcagcagcagcagcagcccccTGCTGGCAGCAACCTGCTGTCACTCAcccctcctccgcctcctcctccgcctccccCCGCCCCCTCGACTACCGCCCCAATGCAGCCCCATCATTTTCAGAACTTGGGGGCTTTTCAGCCGGCGTTGTTGCACCCAGGTGCCGCCACCAACCCTTCAGTGCCCCCATCAACGTACCCCCCAACCCTTCAGCAGACtggactgcctccacctcctcctcctcctccccaacagactcaacaaggCCAGGCCCAGGCCACTGCCTCCCAGATGCCTTCTGGGACTCGTGGAGCTCCTGCGTCCTCGACCCCCTTCCACAGCTCGGGGTACCTGAGCACAGGGTGGCACTGACCGCCCTCTCTGCTGTCGGCCCCCGGCAGCCCCTGAGAACTCGGCTTGAGAGGGGCGTGTATCATAAGCTGTAGATATGTTTTCTAAATACCTGAACACATGGCCAGTGGAAAAACAGCTGTTTGTGGGATAAATggatgctttttaaaaaataacatggacaGAAAAATCTAGAAAAAAGGACATTGAAATGATCTCCAAGACAAACTGTACGGATCTGAAGATGGACAATCTCCCCGGTGCTCATAGCCCTCTCTCTCTGGCCTCCGTTAGTTTTTATATATCCTTCATGTGATGGAGCGGAAAGATCTTGTTCTGTGTCTTGTTTGGACTCCCGTTGTAAGGCCCCGCACTTTTGTTTATCAATGGACATTCCAGCAaatattgccccccccccaccccccacccaccccccccccacccccccccccccccccaccccccccccccccccccccccccccccccccccgtcctcctcctctcctctccctttctttgTCACTTGTTCTTTTAATTCGAATTCTCTCGTCTGTTGCGGTCTCTACacaatttattgttttaatctAGTGGCTCATTATAGCAAAGATAAAGCTTTtgtatagagaaaaaaaacacaattattttttgtattcctctgtCTAACAACAAATATCTGTGCAGCGCTGCAGATTCAGAAAAGACCCATTTCTGGGAGCCTGCCTCACCACCTTGGGAGgttgcgcgcgcgtgtgtgtgcgtgtgtgtgctgttggtgtggtgcgtgtgtgggctgctgtgtgcgtgcgttgtgtgtgcgtgtgtgtgcgtgtgtgtgcgtgtgtgtgtgtgtgtgtgtgtgtgtgtgtgagaaagagtaTGTCTGCTTAAAGgaggaaagtgtgtgtgcgaTTTCTTGTGACGAGTGCTTGTAGTCTTCTGAGGTAGGCAAAGTGGTCTCGCCCACAGGTAGAACGTTAGCGGTTTATTTTTGAATATCAATGGTTATTTgtagaaaatgtaatttaatgtatAGGTGGTTACTCCAGCTTTCACCAGAAACAGGTTGTAAATAtttgcttcttttcttttctatgcTTGTACAATTTTGCTCCCATCCcatttttgaaatattgttgtaaatatgAACGCTCTTCTTTGCAAAGCTGAATGTTTATGTGACTGTAgcattacttttattttatttcccccccccctctctggacTTTtcaactttgtctttttttattgtgtgtgtgtgtgtgtgtgtgtatatgtttgtgtggaGGGAGAGACTCACAGACACTGCACTGGTTGGCTATTTTCATGGTTCATTATAATAAATCACTGTAATGACAGTTTTATACAACTTGTTGTGTCGTGTCTCTGGGGGAATTTGGGCTGCTTACGGCTTCTTTAAATTTCTGCTCAGCTTTCTGCCTTCAGGAAAGAAGACGGGAAACATACAAGGACGGAAAAAAGCTGCAGAGATTTACCTGTGTGATAACAGCATAATG
Protein-coding regions in this window:
- the kmt2e gene encoding inactive histone-lysine N-methyltransferase 2E isoform X10, coding for MSIVIPVGVDTADTSYLDMAAGSEPESVEASPVVVEKSSYPHQIYSSSSHHSHSYIGLPYADHNYGARPPPTPPASPPPSMLIRQGEGGLFVPGGQDEASRGTTLSTSEDGSYGADITRCICGFTHDDGYMICCDKCSAWQHIDCMGIDRQNIPETYLCERCQPRHLDRERAILLQTRKRECLSDGDTSATESGDEVPLELYSTFQHTPTTITLTTGRLGNKQTDKKRKKSGDKEPPASSARAKKAFREGSRKSSRVKGAAPEQEPTDHLSLWENKIKTWMERYEEASSNQYSEDVQVLLRVKEQGDGKSLAYNTHPASFKPPVESQVQKNKKILKAVRDLAPDSLIIEYRGKFMLRQQFEANGYFFKRPYPFVLFYSKFDGLEMCVDARSFGNEARFIRRSCTPNSEVRHVIEDGMLHLYIYSLRPITKGTEITIGFDYDYGSCKYKVDCACVKGNQECPVLKHNLEPTENLGSGGRRRGSRKDKETVREDQGQNQNMGLDGEGKSKSVGDGKQRKLSPLRLSISNNQDPELYEDLEDKTSISNEVEMESEEQIAERRRKMANPAEQSHLPVGAASSWKGLIHKETREERKMEAILQAFARMEKREKRREQALERIGSVKTEVGGRSDIKDEHPATPEMVDSPVVMQPLLEVKEEPGLKPAKVKSSRNRKSFSRNRTHIGQQRRRARTISTCSDLAPGSPTESLEPLTNEAAEGETPTAPEPESIPAEAPDSSPPHSSSPAPDRNRNGSKNFKTKKHFVSEWVGEKQQDSGAVRTPEPAPERPLRISSDPEVLATQLNALPGMACSPQVYSTPKHYVRFSSPFLANRSPSTPGVPTGRRRSRELPETPPTTGSCKKRWLKQALEEEGSTSPARRPSLLMPTEGPLSPLVNGDSDSPLPYNGTCSLPELPTPLKKRRLSPLDACMSESSTPYGSPCATPTRSDPLETPTTPILLATPPRPRTEEPSTEPLSSTPTQTLNALQESDSSVESSPDVSRKPSVQEADRPPSLVSSPSARAPSIDGLPTEAKSFPESPQPPTAESGDCGEDRADGVVVEGSEASSSAETCASSFPGWIKSPDRGPTGPAGLNFSPVNSNLRDLTPSHTLEPLVAPFRPEAAAGAAAGSTAGTVSLVASQAPFSEGQGQLFYPCSEEGSTLAFSRSLNGDGSGEGGGSAQNPPQKKKVSLLEYRKRQREARRSGSKTECSSPVSTLPPLTVDAFPVALETTSEPPLPPVPTPLCNTTTVKEPQTSEEAEAPGEKGEKEGGEGQWTSSTSVEQARERSYHRALLLSKDKDTDGETEGGDTPALRDCPSPSLQKTPTHTPCSPGPLAPAPSRPAKEEDSDSQPRTPNPTSQPPSKPAAPKPAPLTPTKLHPTPLPSSPVHYPGPSLHSPKPQPQGSPYRSQRALFSPQPQNQPQQPQAQTGPAPFPQYNTQSAPPPPPPPPPAPPASTAYFPSQSPSPAGPFPTFKPAVTPPYPPGSQPLMQTIPHSMHYQSSAAPPPPPPPPPHPMPGPTLLHVNLQPLPIQQHQLLLTTAPPLPPPPQSQTSQQQQQQQQQPPAGSNLLSLTPPPPPPPPPPAPSTTAPMQPHHFQNLGAFQPALLHPGAATNPSVPPSTYPPTLQQTGLPPPPPPPPQQTQQGQAQATASQMPSGTRGAPASSTPFHSSGYLSTGWH
- the kmt2e gene encoding inactive histone-lysine N-methyltransferase 2E isoform X13, translated to MLIRQGEGGLFVPGGQDEASRGTTLSTSEDGSYGADITRCICGFTHDDGYMICCDKCSAWQHIDCMGIDRQNIPETYLCERCQPRHLDRERAILLQTRKRECLSDGDTSATESGDEVPLELYSTFQHTPTTITLTTGRLGNKQTDKKRKKSGDKEPPASSARAKKAFREGSRKSSRVKGAAPEQEPTDHLSLWENKIKTWMERYEEASSNQYSEDVQVLLRVKEQGDGKSLAYNTHPASFKPPVESQVQKNKKILKAVRDLAPDSLIIEYRGKFMLRQQFEANGYFFKRPYPFVLFYSKFDGLEMCVDARSFGNEARFIRRSCTPNSEVRHVIEDGMLHLYIYSLRPITKGTEITIGFDYDYGSCKYKVDCACVKGNQECPVLKHNLEPTENLGSGGRRRGSRKDKETVREDQGQNQNMGLDGEGKSKSVGDGKQRKLSPLRLSISNNQDPELYEDLEDKTSISNEVEMESEEQIAERRRKMANPAEQSHLPVGAASSWKGLIHKEVNSHSQPYSTHLPASPSPNLPETREERKMEAILQAFARMEKREKRREQALERIGSVKTEVGGRSDIKDEHPATPEMVDSPVVMQPLLEVKEEPGLKPAKVKSSRNRKSFSRNRTHIGQQRRRARTISTCSDLAPGSPTESLEPLTNEAAEGETPTAPEPESIPAEAPDSSPPHSSSPAPDRNRNGSKNFKTKKIFLHSFQQHFVSEWVGEKQQDSGAVRTPEPAPERPLRISSDPEVLATQLNALPGMACSPQVYSTPKHYVRFSSPFLANRSPSTPGVPTGRRRSRELPETPPTTGSCKKRWLKQALEEEGSTSPARRPSLLMPTEGPLSPLVNGDSDSPLPYNGTCSLPELPTPLKKRRLSPLDACMSESSTPYGSPCATPTRSDPLETPTTPILLATPPRPRTEEPSTEPLSSTPTQTLNALQESDSSVESSPDVSRKPSVQESSPAVAMVSSKNCNCRPPADRPPSLVSSPSARAPSIDGLPTEAKSFPESPQPPTAESGDCGEDRADGVVVEGSEASSSAETCASSFPGWIKSPDRGPTGPAGLNFSPVNSNLRDLTPSHTLEPLVAPFRPEAAAGAAAGSTAGTVSLVASQAPFSEGQGQLFYPCSEEGSTLAFSRSLNGDGSGEGGGSAQNPPQKKKVSLLEYRKRQREARRSGSKTECSSPVSTLPPLTVDAFPVALETTSEPPLPPVPTPLCNTTTVKEPQTSEEAEAPGEKGEKEGGEGQWTSSTSVEQARERSYHRALLLSKDKDTDGETEGGDTPALRDCPSPSLQKTPTHTPCSPGPLAPAPSRPAKEEDSDSQPRTPNPTSQPPSKPAAPKPAPLTPTKLHPTPLPSSPVHYPGPSLHSPKPQPQGSPYRSQRALFSPQPQNQPQQPQAQTGPAPFPQYNTQSAPPPPPPPPPAPPASTAYFPSQSPSPAGPFPTFKPAVTPPYPPGSQPLMQTIPHSMHYQSSAAPPPPPPPPPHPMPGPTLLHVNLQPLPIQQHQLLLTTAPPLPPPPQSQTSQQQQQQQQQPPAGSNLLSLTPPPPPPPPPPAPSTTAPMQPHHFQNLGAFQPALLHPGAATNPSVPPSTYPPTLQQTGLPPPPPPPPQQTQQGQAQATASQMPSGTRGAPASSTPFHSSGYLSTGWH
- the kmt2e gene encoding inactive histone-lysine N-methyltransferase 2E isoform X2, which gives rise to MSIVIPVGVDTADTSYLDMAAGSEPESVEASPVVVEKSSYPHQIYSSSSHHSHSYIGLPYADHNYGARPPPTPPASPPPSMLIRQGEGGLFVPGGQDEASRGTTLSTSEDGSYGADITRCICGFTHDDGYMICCDKCSAWQHIDCMGIDRQNIPETYLCERCQPRHLDRERAILLQTRKRECLSDGDTSATESGDEVPLELYSTFQHTPTTITLTTGRLGNKQTDKKRKKSGDKEPPASSARAKKAFREGSRKSSRVKGAAPEQEPTDHLSLWENKIKTWMERYEEASSNQYSEDVQVLLRVKEQGDGKSLAYNTHPASFKPPVESQVQKNKKILKAVRDLAPDSLIIEYRGKFMLRQQFEANGYFFKRPYPFVLFYSKFDGLEMCVDARSFGNEARFIRRSCTPNSEVRHVIEDGMLHLYIYSLRPITKGTEITIGFDYDYGSCKYKVDCACVKGNQECPVLKHNLEPTENLGSGGRRRGSRKDKETVREDQGQNQNMGLDGEGKSKSVGDGKQRKLSPLRLSISNNQDPELYEDLEDKTSISNEVEMESEEQIAERRRKMANPAEQSHLPVGAASSWKGLIHKEVNSHSQPYSTHLPASPSPNLPETREERKMEAILQAFARMEKREKRREQALERIGSVKTEVGGRSDIKDEHPATPEMVDSPVVMQPLLEVKEEPGLKPAKVKSSRNRKSFSRNRTHIGQQRRRARTISTCSDLAPGSPTESLEPLTNEAAEGETPTAPEPESIPAEAPDSSPPHSSSPAPDRNRNGSKNFKTKKIFLHSFQQHFVSEWVGEKQQDSGAVRTPEPAPERPLRISSDPEVLATQLNALPGMACSPQVYSTPKHYVRFSSPFLANRSPSTPGVPTGRRRSRELPETPPTTGSCKKRWLKQALEEEGSTSPARRPSLLMPTEGPLSPLVNGDSDSPLPYNGTCSLPELPTPLKKRRLSPLDACMSESSTPYGSPCATPTRSDPLETPTTPILLATPPRPRTEEPSTEPLSSTPTQTLNALQESDSSVESSPDVSRKPSVQESSPAVAMVSSKNCNCRPPADRPPSLVSSPSARAPSIDGLPTEAKSFPESPQPPTAESGDCGEDRADGVVVEGSEASSSAETCASSFPGWIKSPDRGPTGPAGLNFSPVNSNLRDLTPSHTLEPLVAPFRPEAAAGAAAGSTAGTVSLVASQAPFSEGQGQLFYPCSEEGSTLAFSRSLNGDGSGEGGGSAQNPPQKKKVSLLEYRKRQREARRSGSKTECSSPVSTLPPLTVDAFPVALETTSEPPLPPVPTPLCNTTTVKEPQTSEEAEAPGEKGEKEGGEGQWTSSTSVEQARERSYHRALLLSKDKDTDGETEGGDTPALRDCPSPSLQKTPTHTPCSPGPLAPAPSRPAKEEDSDSQPRTPNPTSQPPSKPAAPKPAPLTPTKLHPTPLPSSPVHYPGPSLHSPKPQPQGSPYRSQRALFSPQPQNQPQQPQAQTGPAPFPQYNTQSAPPPPPPPPPAPPASTAYFPSQSPSPAGPFPTFKPAVTPPYPPGSQPLMQTIPHSMHYQSSAAPPPPPPPPPHPMPGPTLLHVNLQPLPIQQHQLLLTTAPPLPPPPQSQTSQQQQQQQQQPPAGSNLLSLTPPPPPPPPPPAPSTTAPMQPHHFQNLGAFQPALLHPGAATNPSVPPSTYPPTLQQTGLPPPPPPPPQQTQQGQAQATASQMPSGTRGAPASSTPFHSSGYLSTGWH
- the kmt2e gene encoding inactive histone-lysine N-methyltransferase 2E isoform X4, which encodes MSIVIPVGVDTADTSYLDMAAGSDRPESVEASPVVVEKSSYPHQIYSSSSHHSHSYIGLPYADHNYGARPPPTPPASPPPSMLIRQGEGGLFVPGGQDEASRGTTLSTSEDGSYGADITRCICGFTHDDGYMICCDKCSAWQHIDCMGIDRQNIPETYLCERCQPRHLDRERAILLQTRKRECLSDGDTSATESGDEVPLELYSTFQHTPTTITLTTGRLGNKQTDKKRKKSGDKEPPASSARAKKAFREGSRKSSRVKGAAPEQEPTDHLSLWENKIKTWMERYEEASSNQYSEDVQVLLRVKEQGDGKSLAYNTHPASFKPPVESQVQKNKKILKAVRDLAPDSLIIEYRGKFMLRQQFEANGYFFKRPYPFVLFYSKFDGLEMCVDARSFGNEARFIRRSCTPNSEVRHVIEDGMLHLYIYSLRPITKGTEITIGFDYDYGSCKYKVDCACVKGNQECPVLKHNLEPTENLGSGGRRRGSRKDKETVREDQGQNQNMGLDGEGKSKSVGDGKQRKLSPLRLSISNNQDPELYEDLEDKTSISNEVEMESEEQIAERRRKMANPAEQSHLPVGAASSWKGLIHKEVNSHSQPYSTHLPASPSPNLPETREERKMEAILQAFARMEKREKRREQALERIGSVKTEVGGRSDIKDEHPATPEMVDSPVVMQPLLEVKEEPGLKPAKVKSSRNRKSFSRNRTHIGQQRRRARTISTCSDLAPGSPTESLEPLTNEAAEGETPTAPEPESIPAEAPDSSPPHSSSPAPDRNRNGSKNFKTKKIFLHSFQQHFVSEWVGEKQQDSGAVRTPEPAPERPLRISSDPEVLATQLNALPGMACSPQVYSTPKHYVRFSSPFLANRSPSTPGVPTGRRRSRELPETPPTTGSCKKRWLKQALEEEGSTSPARRPSLLMPTEGPLSPLVNGDSDSPLPYNGTCSLPELPTPLKKRRLSPLDACMSESSTPYGSPCATPTRSDPLETPTTPILLATPPRPRTEEPSTEPLSSTPTQTLNALQESDSSVESSPDVSRKPSVQEADRPPSLVSSPSARAPSIDGLPTEAKSFPESPQPPTAESGDCGEDRADGVVVEGSEASSSAETCASSFPGWIKSPDRGPTGPAGLNFSPVNSNLRDLTPSHTLEPLVAPFRPEAAAGAAAGSTAGTVSLVASQAPFSEGQGQLFYPCSEEGSTLAFSRSLNGDGSGEGGGSAQNPPQKKKVSLLEYRKRQREARRSGSKTECSSPVSTLPPLTVDAFPVALETTSEPPLPPVPTPLCNTTTVKEPQTSEEAEAPGEKGEKEGGEGQWTSSTSVEQARERSYHRALLLSKDKDTDGETEGGDTPALRDCPSPSLQKTPTHTPCSPGPLAPAPSRPAKEEDSDSQPRTPNPTSQPPSKPAAPKPAPLTPTKLHPTPLPSSPVHYPGPSLHSPKPQPQGSPYRSQRALFSPQPQNQPQQPQAQTGPAPFPQYNTQSAPPPPPPPPPAPPASTAYFPSQSPSPAGPFPTFKPAVTPPYPPGSQPLMQTIPHSMHYQSSAAPPPPPPPPPHPMPGPTLLHVNLQPLPIQQHQLLLTTAPPLPPPPQSQTSQQQQQQQQQPPAGSNLLSLTPPPPPPPPPPAPSTTAPMQPHHFQNLGAFQPALLHPGAATNPSVPPSTYPPTLQQTGLPPPPPPPPQQTQQGQAQATASQMPSGTRGAPASSTPFHSSGYLSTGWH